The window AGGTATACAGTATGCATGCAAAGACTTCAGAGATTCCTTAGAATTCTTTGGATTTACACAGAGCATGAGCCGTAAAGGAAACTGTTGGGATAATGCAGTATCAGAGTCATTTTTCAGAAGTCTTAAAACAGAGTGGTATTATGGTAATGTTTTGAATGATATTAATCAGGTAAGGGAAGAGCTTTTTGAGTACATTGAAGATTATTACAACTGTCAAAGGCTACACTCAACCTTAGGGTATTGTTCACCAATGGAATTTGAGAAACTGAAAAAAGTAAAATGTGCATAATTAACTGTCTACTTTTTCAAGGCAACATC is drawn from Chitinispirillum alkaliphilum and contains these coding sequences:
- a CDS encoding Mobile element protein; this translates as MSRKGNCWDNAVSESFFRSLKTEWYYGNVLNDINQVREELFEYIEDYYNCQRLHSTLGYCSPMEFEKLKKVKCA